In Papaver somniferum cultivar HN1 chromosome 9, ASM357369v1, whole genome shotgun sequence, the genomic stretch aatttttttctttttcttttatgatttgaTTGTGACAGATACAAACTCTACTCATTTGTGTTTATTGAACGCAATGGATGAGTTAAGAGTGACAGTGAGTTATTAAAGATAGCCATTAAAAAGTCACATGGATTTGTTATTAATATGCATCACGAGAAGGTAATGCTTAATATAAATAATAATGGGCTGATGTAATAAATTAGGATTTAGGAGTACCTAATAATTGTAATAATGTGATGAAAGTTTACTTTTGGAAGTCGATGACGAAATAATGCCTTTTGTCGATTAATCTAAATCTTCCATCAAAAacatttaatctaaactcaattgcGACTCTCAAACACCTTGCATTTTTTTTGTCTGGTCATGTACTAGATCATTTAGAGATAGCTCAGCACTAACTCCTaatatttttgaacaatcgaTCCAATGCGACTAAAGTATATCCTTTATCTCTGACCgattaaaatggaaaaaaaataaaatcaaaatgattaatttaattagcTGGGTAGGTTTGTTTCTTTCTGTATCGAGTGCGCGTTTGGACATATCGAAAGACATAGTCGAGTTCTTATACTTGCAGACATgttgtttgattattttatttttcgctCGGTCAGACAATTACATGCATCCCACATGTCCAATGATATATAATTGTCATGGATCTACATCTTTCTGTATATTTTATTTCTGATCGGTTCTTTCTGCGTATGCTGATATGTTCAGGGTACGTATATACTGTTTAAACTTGCAATAACAGAAAAGTagcttgaggaggaggaggaggaggaggtagaGAAACAGAGAGATCTTGTCATGAGTTTTGATTTTAGCATCTTTTTATATTCTTATCTGCAGACAATTTACTTGGTATTAAATCCAGAAAATAGGAGTATGAAACTATACCACTTTCTCATAATATTTGGAGGTCTACTTCTGATATTGGCTCAAATCCCATCTTTTCATTCTTTGAGGCACATCAACCTCATTTCTTTGCTACTCTGCCTTGCTTACAGCACTTGCGCAATAGCTGGTTCTATTTACGTAGGTAAGTGACCAAACGCCTTTACTAGTAGTTCTTAATTGAGATTATGTATAAGAAACTTATAAATCCTCGTTGTTGTGTTATAATAGGGAATTCTTCAAATGCACCACCAAAGGACTACACGATAAAGGGTGATCCTGTCGATAAGGTGTTTAGTATTTTTAACGCCGTTGCCATTATTGCCACCACCTTTGGGAATGGAATTATTCCTGAAATTCAGGTTTGCGTTACCGTTTTTGGATGGTTAGTTTCGGTTATGTGTATTACCCTGTTCTGAACCCTCCAGTTGAAATTTCCAGGCAACGTTAGCGCCTCCTGTGAAGGGAAAAATGTTCAAAGGATTATCAATCTGTTACACTGTAGTGAGCGTTACGTTCTTTGGCGTCGCCATTTCAGGTTATTGGGCATTCGGTAATAACGCAGGCGGAATTATCATTAATAACTTCATGAATGAGAGTGGCAATGCTTTGGTTCCAGGATGGTTCCTTTTGTTGACCAATGCCCTTGTACTTGTGCAACTTTCTGCACTTAGTGTGGTAAGAAccagtgtagtcaatatcggccgtatcggccgatatatcggggatatttcggatatcggtccAGAACGAtatgataagaaggatatcggggatacgatattcgcccgataatatcggtcgaatatcggccgtatcggtcgatacgaaattttcctacatttgctgatatgagacggtattggtcgttttctataaagtttaagggtaattttcgcgaagaaagtcttccaggtggtagtagaggtgcatgtagctctcgaagcaagtctactaaagttactcttttgctttttgataaaattgatgttatctattatatcttatccgaaaatgtgtggagaaatgtttaatataaaattatagtttcTAAATCTAGAAcagatatttcaacgataatatccccgatataaaatcgtaccagtgtatcggtcccggccgagatgaaccgatatccgatattaactacattggtaaGAACACTAGCATTTTCtttttggttatttttttaatttttttataacaGAAGGTAAAACCAAGACAGACTAACTGACTCTAATTATTAAGAGACACCCCGAATTTAATTTTCTTCTAGGGTAAGAGACACCCTGAACATTATTAATAAGATTATTAACTATCATTTCTGGTGGAAAATGATAAATTACAGATAATAATTATTAACACCATAAAAAGATAATGATAAATTTTGCGtgcttataattattattccttcCGTTTCTGAAAAAATGTtactttcaattttttaatttgacctatttttaagctaaaatgagaaagtgaaagtatcatttttttttagaaatagaGGTAgtattacttttttttcttttgctcgatgataataataaattttcTCAACGACAGATATACTTGCAACCCACGAACGAGTTGCTGGAACGTCAATTTTCAGACCCTAAATGCCCTGCACTCTCTCCACGAAATGTAATACCAAGGCTTATTTCTCGATCGTTAGCTGTGGTATTCTCTGTGATAGTTGCAGCCACACTTCCTTTCTTTGAAGACATTATTGCATTGGTGGGAGCATTAGGTTTCATGCCTCTCGACTTCATGTTGCCTGTTTTATTCTACAATTTGACCTTTAAACCACTGAAACAAGGAGCTATTCTCTGGCTGAACATCACAATCTTCGTTGTTTTCTCAGCACTTGCGGTTATAGCAGTTGTAACTGCAGTTTGACGATTATCTTTTGATGCCGCAACTTACCAATTGTTTTCTAATAtataaagtgaaaaatactagaaccccctattatatgggttcaacatatacaagtcccactaaatggatcctccactatcaactccacactttccatttttgatatttctaggcccagttttttttttgggggggtctGGTTTTGAATTTTCacggattgctgacgtcatcaggaTTTTTAATAAAAGTGAAAATACCATAATTACCCTCCAGTATTTAAAGTTGTTTTATACGGtaacagaaacagaaaatcaaatcaaattagtTTTCAGCTCTCTATTCTCTCTGCTCTCGTTgattttttcttcagaaacagAATTAGATTTTTTCTTCACACGAAATTGTTGCATTGAAGAACAAGAGTTCGTTAGTCTGTTGTTGTGTTGAAGAGGAGACGAAGAACAAGGATTCATTGTTGCTTTTTCTCAATTTATTGATGTTATTCAGTGGATTTCAGATCTGACGAGTTTGAGACGATgtattgaagaacaacaaataggtttgtatcAGTTTTATCTTCTGTTTGTATCGAATAGGTTTGATTCATTACTTTTTCTgattgattgtttgatttctatcttctactgatttttggattttttttgtttcgattttattgagtctgagaagaagaagaagacagtttggaatagagaaatcaacgtaggtacgaattgtgatttcgatctagttttcaattcaattgattttgattgttacaagGGAATTGCGATCTAgttttttcacttttttatttggttttgatactgagtatgtttttgttgatgcttacaCAGGTTTGGTTGATACCGAGAAGAGGAATAGTAAGAACATTGTTTCAGAAGTAAGAAAACAATCaatctaggtaagaattttattttgtttttgatttcagatctgttttcaaaaaaaattttgaattatttgttcttcttgcatgtccgatctgttaatttttgttgatactgagaggagtatgaagaaacaattttgtttcagtaGAACAACTTCAATTTGATTTGTTAgacatgttgttgtttttttttgttacagtatgtgtaactttaggttacacatatatatcatgttgtatttttaagcatgtgtaaggaaggtgcagatgttttttagttgcagcatgtgtaattttagtttacacatatatatcctgtttgtattttaagcatgtgtgaggaagaagcagatgttttttagttgtagcatgtgtaattttagtttacacatatatatcatgttgtattttaagcatgtgtaagttgaagttacatatatatgtccTGTAACAGGTTTATGTGTAAATAGTTGTATCATCTGTATCTTTTACTCATATTTAGCTTgccgcatagaatatacttctcacgagggggcaacgctcccgagtgaattgcgttcgttttAAAATTGTGATATTGTTATTGCGTGTTTGATATTTTTCAGGTTGTCATGGATCATGTTAGTTGCATTGCTGTTGTTCGCTACTCTTCAGATTTTATTACCCTGCgtgttaatactgatatcaaacttgaagtgtttaaggaacaagtttgcagggaatggaagcaatttactcCAATTGGTATTACTTTCTTCTTCCGAGAAAGTGGGAAAGATTTTCCGCTTGACTGTGATTTTTCGTTGCAAGCTCTTATATCCATCACAAATAGTAAACAGAAGaccagtgttgatattttcttgcaaaatgttcctcgtgtggcctcttcctccagctctagggcagattcttctatttctaatgggtCTAGTAGTACGTCTTCGTCCAGCCACAATCTTactgttgcaatgtatttggaagataaaagaAAGCCTGCgaaacctttgttatcggatggttgACCCAGGGTTCTTGGTGAAATTGGTCATGTGTTTGTTGTAGGAGTTACGcaagtcagggttgctttcaccaagtatcgtcttcgcactggtttccaaatgattgtaactcactatgagcgttctaggttcacgacgaagtgtgcagatgaaaaatgcggctggaaattccatgcaacttctatcgatgaaaggaacgaaatgtttcaggtaggttttccgtgttctgtcatctaatgcttagtatatgttatgttttgttatagtatgtgtaactttggtttacacatgatgttttttgcatcatattgtgttttggttgaattgtttatattttgtatgaaccTCTTCAGGTCAagtcttataaccctgagcacatttgtggtgcAGGTGAGCGCAACTTGAACCAAACTTACTCCACCAGCTTctcgtctagtttgattgaggaagaagttcgcaaaaatcctcacaagaagcccAAGCAAATTTCTGCTGATTTCCAGACCAACTATGGGATTAATATGGAGTACTATCAGGCATATAATGCTAGGAAAAGGTTTATGAGACGATTTATGGCGACGATGTCAAGTcctactcgcacttggtatggtatattgatgctataagggaaaccaaccctggtactgtgataaagtttgaacgtgaaaataaacagttccaacggattttcatcgcATTTGTTGTATGCATCAAGGGGTACCGGTTTTGTCGtccaatggtatacttggatactactttccttactggtacattcaaaggttgcttgatggcagctactgggatcaatggtggtaaaggtatgtttttttatgtttttttttttgaacaacttcagttgacaaataactgagagttacacatgtgtgtaactctcagttacacattactttactcagtgtgtaacaaagaaaataacatatgtaaccttaagttacatatttgttttagcatgtgtaacttgtatttacacattgttttctgtttgtgtgaaacttattattctttcgattctgcacaattttttttgtaggatttttcccCCTTGCTTTTGCACTAGTCGATTCTGAGACGATCAACAACTAagagtggtttttaaggaatttgactgaagttgttggtgatgggaggccaatcaccttcctttcggatcTCCATGAAGGACTCTTACAGGGTGTTCCACTTGTTTATCCAGATGGGTTCCACATCTTCTGCTACTATCATTTGACAAAAAATGTACCCATCACTGCAACAGATCCTAGGTACTCGCTTGTGATGGACCATTTCCGAGAGGCGACATACTcactctcacctgaaaaccatgcgAAAGCCATGCAGAAGATTAGAGACTTGAATTGCGATTGGGTGGATGATTAAATCGAGACAATCCCATCTGAAGCATATGCGAATGCCTATTTCAAATGTTGCCTATTTCTTGATTAGGTTAattgagtgtgtgtgtgtgttttgctgttttgttgtctttttatttcatgttttgtcactttatgtattcatgagttttttttctgcttttcagattaggaggaaaataatgtgtttgatggcagagcgtcgtgaaattggtgctaatatgatgactccattaaccccTGAGCATGAAGAAAAGGTTGTggctcttcaagatgaaggtttggcttggGAAGTATTGGTTGCTAGTCCTACCATGTTTGAAGTTTTTAGCGAAAGATCTCACATGGTGGACCTCGAACACCAGACTTGCACCTATCAAAGGTTTGGTTTCTTATGCTTTTTCTTCTCTCTGTATGTTCATTTTTTTTAGAATGTGTATCTTCCAGTTACATTAGATATATGCATGTCTAAATAGTAGTTACACATCTATTTTGCAAGTGTAACTTAAAGATACACATCCTGTATATGCACTTGTAACTAGCTAATTTtgagtgttttatgatttgtatgtgcaactaactaattttttgattatttttgttttcttccaggtggcgcgtatatggttttccttgtgctcatgctcttgcaTCCATACGCAATATTAAacgtgaggctattgatttcatttcaccgtattttacaagcgactattttaggaagacttgtatgcatgccatccagccgattcccaactacaacaggcctgtTGAATATCATCCAGACGACACTGTCAACCCGCCTACCATGAAGAAGCAACCAGGTAGACCACTTGGGAAAATGATTATAAGTAAaggtgagaagaaggtgaagaggaaAGTTCGTTGCAGCAATTGCAAGGAAACAGGTCACAACAAGGCAGGTTGCAGGAATCCTCGGAAGTTCACACTCCACTAGCTTTAGCCTACCAAAGTTCATTTCTGCAAGTAATGATTTGATGTGTGGATTCTTATTTGTCTTGGATTatatgttttttagttttcttcatttcggttctcacggaccaaacgtttttatttttctgcaacgttgattatgtgtaaggatcttttattcagattttatattttgtcagttcacagttgaaatgcattttactctatttttgatttatttatgtaCGTCTGATCAGTGGTCAAAATGCTTGTGTAAATTTAGTTTACACtcaaatatggatgtgtaaccagaagttacactattgtgaatgcatgtgtaacattagcttacacatgataaatgctggtgtaactttattttattttgatttattgggTAAGTCTGATCaatggcttgtgtaacttcagtttacgctcaaatatatggatgtgtaaccaaaAGTTATGCATATGTAAACTCTGGTTACACCTTCTGCATCAAGTTAAGATGTGTAGTTACTTAACCTGTTGTGTACTTTCTGAAACCTGTACACACAGCAGTAGAAGTTCTAACGAGATAAAAGTTTTTAATTCAAAGAATTtcaatccaaaaatattttcaaaaccaaGAACTGCTAAAACTACTAACTgatgaaatttaaaagtttctaacaacatattttccaagtCTAACATCTGCTTGTGGCTAACAACATATTTACGAGTATAAAGttttttctaatcctaatgacTGCTTTACACATCTCTGGATGGATCCGAAAGAATCTTGTATAGCATGCTTCCTCTCATGCGGTTCAGCTTGTCAGTCCACCATAACATCATACTTGAGCTTAATTTTTTGTcaagtggtttattcttcatcctgatcttcatGTAAGTGCATACACATGGAAGACAGTCAGGAATTGAACCTTGTGGGGGCGAAGGGAGATTCTTGGCATTTTCATTCATCCCAAGAGCATAAGGACACAAGAGTCTCAGTTCAGTAGTAATTTcaaatgcatatttcttggcttgAACAAGGTGTTCACCCTTGAGTTCCTTAACGTTTGACGAGTTTATGTAGGACCAAGCATTAGATCTCCTCAAGTCATACTCCAGAAGTGTGAagtgtgtgttgttgttgcacaTTGGGACGAAAAGTCTGACTGCGTCGTTCTTGTACTTGACATACTCCTTCGCAAGCTTTGGAATCCAAAATCTCTTGAATTCTCCGTAATCGTTCAAGTAAGAGGCCTGCAAAAACCATTTGGAATGTCAAACTCacatttttaatcaaaagttacaaatgaacaagtgattatgtaaacagaagttacacatagggccttgggttttacactggaaaaataaggatgtgtaacttcagactacacattataaatggttgtgtaacttcagattacacattataaatggTTTTCGACATTAAAAAATCTCGAGTATGTTATCATAATCTTACCACATACactacacattataaatgcaataagattttaaatatatTGAAGTACTTACGTATGCTTTTGG encodes the following:
- the LOC113308310 gene encoding GABA transporter 1-like, which encodes MSFDFSIFLYSYLQTIYLVLNPENRSMKLYHFLIIFGGLLLILAQIPSFHSLRHINLISLLLCLAYSTCAIAGSIYVGNSSNAPPKDYTIKGDPVDKVFSIFNAVAIIATTFGNGIIPEIQATLAPPVKGKMFKGLSICYTVVSVTFFGVAISGYWAFGNNAGGIIINNFMNESGNALVPGWFLLLTNALVLVQLSALSVIYLQPTNELLERQFSDPKCPALSPRNVIPRLISRSLAVVFSVIVAATLPFFEDIIALVGALGFMPLDFMLPVLFYNLTFKPLKQGAILWLNITIFVVFSALAVIAVVTAV